GTCTATGCCTGTTACTTCTAAAAGCACTTTGCTATTATACTTTGCCAAAACTAGACAGGGTTTGACGGTATTTATAGCTGAGTCGATGCTGATTTTAGAACTACCATCTGGCACAACCTGTTCTGCGAGAATTTCAGGATCTTCTTTAGTCTGTTCCGGCTTGCTAACATTGCACCAGTGAATACCTACTGGTCCTAGAGGAGAACTTCTAACATAAATCTCAACCTGGCCTGTGGTCATTGTAGTGTCCTTAGTAGAGATGCTAGAGATTTAGTCGTTACTAGGAACGGGTAGCCATCTGGATCGGCCTTGCAGAATAGAAAAACCACGATCTTGCTTGCAGCCAATGGCAAACTTCACAATGGCATCATTAAATGCTTTGATTTGTTCTTCTGTGGCATTTACTTGTCCTCCAATAGCAAACTTCTCAGCTTCAATAACATTCAGGACATCTTTTTTGACCTTGACTTCACTTTTCGCCGCATCATGGGGCAAATAGACATCATCAAATAAATCTGCCACAAACCTAAAGGGTGCAAACATCCGTTTTCTGTCTTTCAATCGTTGTTCGGCTGATTGTAGCCTCTCCTTCGCTTGCTCAAGCTCCTTCGCTTTCACTCCAGACTCATGTTCAAGGCGTTCTAGTTCTTGTTGGGCTCTCTCTAATTCAAGCTTGCGACTCTCATTAAAGACATTTAATAGGAAGCGAAACACATAGCGTAGAGGCTGATCTGCATCTTTTGGCTCGTAGGGAGCATCTAGAGGGGCCTTATAGTAGATAAATTTAGTGAAACCCTCCTCAGTTTTCTCCGCATGGGAAAATGAAATATGACCAATGGTTTGGATAGGTGTGATCACTACAGCTATCTTTTCGTATCGCTCGTCTTCCTTAAAGAAATCGAGTAAGTCACGATAGCCCAGTCTCACATGATCTAATAAATCCTGAGCATCCTTATCATTCTTAACGTAGGCTTCACACTTGATCGGTGCAAAGATCACTAATCTTGGCCGAGATAGTGTTGCATAGGAATCTTTGAACAGTTTTTTAATATGCTCAGGATCATTTTTTTCGTCATGCCAATCCCCCACTTCAGAAGGTTTGACTTTTCCGGTCTTCTTCTCCATAAGCGCGGTAGAGTCAATGGGAATAATCACAGCATCACATCTGTTAAGCTGACTTCTAACATAGTCTTTGTATTTATCATTTGCTTCACGATAGAAGTATTCACCAGAAGGATCGGCGAAACGAACCCTTATAAATTTTTTGCCGCGGCTACCAATCTCAAATA
Above is a genomic segment from Nodosilinea sp. E11 containing:
- a CDS encoding TRAFAC clade GTPase domain-containing protein encodes the protein MSDLQELNIIMVGRRGVGKTSFLAAMHEEFDTTFWNVGLNTWTTDTQTLDTIEDCKKTLKNIDYRLQKKVDPTPNKLNPWEDKGLIFEIGSRGKKFIRVRFADPSGEYFYREANDKYKDYVRSQLNRCDAVIIPIDSTALMEKKTGKVKPSEVGDWHDEKNDPEHIKKLFKDSYATLSRPRLVIFAPIKCEAYVKNDKDAQDLLDHVRLGYRDLLDFFKEDERYEKIAVVITPIQTIGHISFSHAEKTEEGFTKFIYYKAPLDAPYEPKDADQPLRYVFRFLLNVFNESRKLELERAQQELERLEHESGVKAKELEQAKERLQSAEQRLKDRKRMFAPFRFVADLFDDVYLPHDAAKSEVKVKKDVLNVIEAEKFAIGGQVNATEEQIKAFNDAIVKFAIGCKQDRGFSILQGRSRWLPVPSND